The following are from one region of the Dermacentor albipictus isolate Rhodes 1998 colony chromosome 5, USDA_Dalb.pri_finalv2, whole genome shotgun sequence genome:
- the LOC139060174 gene encoding piggyBac transposable element-derived protein 4-like — translation MASCSRPVARKERRQSRDFAASATDFFDEPSSEESEDDFGSSDFISDSDSDDDEPRTSSSSRRVSTSYGNDLLPPAQKRIEFSPRREPGVYLDAEVGVALRSGSKKFLTALDFFLLFFSMNVIETICDNTNKYAWTHILEKPTHACSDGSWEEVTPSEMLKFIGLVIYMGVVKVPRLKLYWNVGDLYSGLLPPRIMRRRRFIALLAMLQVADLDDVTQSSRGKLRYMWWLLQHMNEVSANLFQPHRDLSVDERMVKSKGRSGIRQYIKDKVTKWGYKLWVLADPGTGYTVQFSVYTGKREQPGPHGLAFDVVCQLCHRYLDQGYRIFMDNFYTSTSLFSHLLSRKTLACGTTRKDRRGFPAELKDARWEKKARRGDIRWLRDQNILYLQWKDRRVVNMMSTVHTANDTVTAKRRERRQNSWTQISITKPLLIHDYNAGMLGVDKSDQMIGYYNVLMRSVRWWKTLFFHCIDIACVNSFVLFQAHRTLHPEIPELARTAGFDHLAFREELIRQLLNLDGAKQAHTPPPPVAKHALHKPEKVAKLEIFVQLK, via the exons atggcgtcgtgctcgcgtccggtcgctcgaaaagaacgccgtcaatcgcgcgatttcgctgcttcggcaacggatttttttgatgaaccgagcagcgaagagtctgaagacgacttcggcagctccgattttatttcggactccgattcggatgatgatgagccacggacttcatctagtagccgaag ggtctcaacaagctacggcaatgatctgctgccgccagcgcagaagcggattgagttttcgccgcgacgggaacctggcgtgtacttggacgcagaagtgggcgtggcgctcagaagcggatcaaagaaattcttgactgctctggacttctttcttctgtttttctcgatgaatgtgatcgaaacaatttgtgacaacacgaacaagtatgcttggactcacattttggaaaaaccaacgcatgcttgttccgatggatcttgggaagaagtcaccccaagtgaaatgctaaagtttatcggactcgtaatttacatgggcgttgtgaaggttcctcggctgaagctgtattggaacgtaggagatctgtacagcggtctgctcccaccacggatcatgcggcgacgccggttcatagctctactcgcaatgttgcaagttgcagacttggacgatgtcactcaaagttcaagaggaaagctccgatacatgtggtggctcctgcaacacatgaatgaagtgtcagcgaatcttttccagccacatcgcgatctttccgtggatgagcgcatggtgaaatcgaaagggcggtcaggcatccgacagtatatcaaagataaagtaacaaaatggggctacaagctgtgggtcctagctgaccctggcaccggatatactgtgcagtttagtgtgtataccggtaagcgtgagcagccagggccccatggcttagctttcgacgtagtttgccagctgtgtcacagatatcttgatcagggctacaggatctttatggacaatttttacacttctactagcctgttcagtcatcttctcagccgaaaaacattggcttgcggaaccacacgcaaggatcgccgaggatttcctgccgaactgaaggatgcacggtgggaaaaaaaagctcgacgtggcgacattcgatggttgcgcgatcagaacatcctgtaccttcagtggaaagaccggcgtgttgtcaacatgatgagcacggttcatactgcaaatgacacggtcaccgcaaaaagaagggaaagaaggcaaaactcctggactcagatatctataacaaagcctctgctgatccatgattataatgctggcatgctaggcgtagataaatcggatcaaatgattggatattataatgttctcatgagaagcgtacggtggtggaagactctgttcttccactgcatcgatattgcatgtgtgaacagttttgtactcttccaagctcaccgcacattgcacccagagattcctgagctggcacgcactgccgggtttgaccacctagcttttagagaagagctcattcggcagcttctgaatcttgacggtgccaagcaagcacacacgcctccaccacccgtcgcaaaacatgcactccacaagccggaaaaagtggcaaaac